One genomic window of Haemorhous mexicanus isolate bHaeMex1 chromosome 17, bHaeMex1.pri, whole genome shotgun sequence includes the following:
- the NMRAL1 gene encoding LOW QUALITY PROTEIN: nmrA-like family domain-containing protein 1 (The sequence of the model RefSeq protein was modified relative to this genomic sequence to represent the inferred CDS: inserted 3 bases in 3 codons), whose protein sequence is MAGKKLIVVFGATGAQGGGVARALLDDGSFKVRAGTRSPRKKEAEELRRRGAEVVKADQDDEASLERALAGAYGAFIVTNFXEHCSKEKEIEQGRCLAELSKRQGLQHIVFSGLENVHQLTXGRLEVLHFDGKGVVEEHFQKIGVPTTIIRLPFHFENFLSIFKPQKAPQGGDAFVLELPMGDTPMDGMAVEDLGPVVLCLLKSPGEYIGQVIGLSTGKLTEAEYAAILSQQTGKTVTASKISPEEYEKRDFPGATELAXDRNVALTMKLNPKAHTFQQWVGDNKNAF, encoded by the exons ATGGCCGGGAAGAAGCTGATCGTGGTGTTCGGGGCCACCG GGGCCCAGGGGGGCGGCGTGGCCCGGGCGCTGCTGGACGATGGGAGCTTCAAGGTGCGCGCCGGGACCCGGAGCCCCAGGAAGAAGGAGGCGGAGGAGCTGAGGCGCAGGGGAGCCGAGGTGGTGAAGGCAGATCAGGACGATGAGGCATCGCTGGAGCGGGCCTTGGCGGGTGCCTACGGAGCCTTTATTGTCACCAACT GGGAACACTGcagcaaggagaaggaaatCGAGCAG GGGCGGTGTCTGGCTGAGCTGTCCAAGCGCCAGGGCCTGCAGCACATCGTGTTCAGCGGCCTGGAGAACGTGCACCAGCTGA GGGGCCGGCTGGAGGTGCTGCACTTTGATGGCAAGGGCGTGGTGGAGGAGCACTTCCAGAAAATCGGGGTTCCCACCACCATCATCCGCCTGCCCTTCCACTTTGAGAATTTCCTCTCCATCTTCAAGCCGCAGAAGGCCCCGCAGGGAGGAGACGCCTTTGTCCTGG AGCTGCCCATGGGGGACACCCCCATGGATGGGATGGCTGTGGAGGACCTTGGGCCCGTTGTACTTTGCCTGCTGAAGTCCCCAGGGGAGTACATTGGCCAAGTGATTGGACTCAGCACGGGCAAGCTCACCGAGGCAGAGTACGCTGCCATCCTCTCCCAGCAGACGGGCAAGACTGTGACAGCCAGCAAG ATCTCCCCTGAGGAGTACGAGAAGCGGGACTTCCCTGGGGCCACGGAGTTGG GCGACCGCAACGTGGCCCTGACCATGAAGCTCAACCCCAAGGCCCACACCTTCCAGCAGTGGGTGGGGGACAACAAGAATGCCTTCTga
- the DNAJA3 gene encoding dnaJ homolog subfamily A member 3, mitochondrial, translating into MAAGSASRWVVAAAGRGAGNARPPLLLLLRGLRAPPARAPRRLLLLRAGLCAAGTKHAAAVASAAFHSSAARAKEDYYQVLGVPRTATQKEIKKAYYQLAKKYHPDTNKDDPKAKEKFSQLAEAYEVLSDEVKRKQYDAYGTASFEAGAAGAGAGAGRQYWSSGPSIDPEELFRKIFGEFSGSPFGDFQTVFDQPQEYIMELTFNQAAKGVNKEIVVNIQDSCVRCDGKGHEPGTKAQRCHYCNGTGMETMNTGPFVMRSTCRRCGGRGSIITTPCVVCRGTGQTKQKKTVMVPVPAGVEDGQTVRMPVGKKEIFITFRVQKSSVFRRNGADIHSDLPISIAQAVLGGTARCQGLYETINITIPPGIQPDQRIRMSGKGIPKVNSYGYGDHYIHIKIKVPQRLTDRQRALMMSYAEDETDVEGTVNGVTNTASGKRSTGN; encoded by the exons ATGGCGGCCGGGAGCGCGTCGCGCTGGGTCGTGGCGGccgcggggcgcggggcggggaaCGCGCggccgccgctgctgctgctgctccgcgggctccgcgccccgcccgcccgcgccccgcgccgcctCCTGCTGCTCCGTGCCGGGCTCTGTGCCGCCG GGACGAAACACGCTGCCGCCGTCGCCTCCGCTGCCTTCCACAGCAGCGCGGCCCGCGCCAAGGAGGACTATTACCAGGTGCTGGGGGTGCCCCGCACCGCCACGCAGAAGGAGATCAAGAAGGCCTATTACCAG ttgGCAAAGAAATACCACCCTGACACAAACAAGGACGACCCGAAAGCGAAGGAGAAGTTCTCTCAGCTGGCAGAAGCCTACGAG GTGCTGAGTGACGAGGTGAAGAGGAAGCAGTACGATGCCTACGGCACGGCCAGCTTCGAGGCCGGTGCGGCGGGGGCTGGGGCCGGCGCGGGGCGGCAGTACTGGAGCAGCGGCCCCTCCATCGACCCCGAGGAGCTCTTCAGGAAGATCTTTGGGGAGTTCTCAGGATCCCCTTTCGGCGATTTTCAGACTGTCTTTGACCAGCCACAGGAG TATATCATGGAACTGACATTCAACCAAGCTGCAAAAGGTGTCAACAAAGAGATTGTGGTGAACATCCAGGACTCCTGTGTGCGCTGTGATGGCAAGGGACACGAACCTGGCACCAAAGCTCAGCGCTGCCACTACTGCAATGGCACGGGCATG GAGACGATGAACACGGGCCCCTTCGTGATGCGCTCCACGTGCCGGCGCTGCGGCGGCCGCGGCTCCATCATCACCACGCCCTGCGTAGTCTGCCGGGGCACAGGGCAGACCAAGCAGAAGAAGACAGTGATGgttcctgtgccagctg GTGTTGAGGACGGGCAGACAGTTCGGATGCctgtggggaagaaagaaattttcattACGTTCAGG gttCAGAAGAGCTCTGTGTTCCGACGAAACGGAGCCGATATCCACTCGGATCTCCCGATCTCAATAGCTCAGGCCGTGCTGGGAGGCACTGCCCGGTGTCAAGGCTTGTATGAGACAATCAACATCACG ATACCCCCTGGTATTCAGCCAGACCAGAGAATTCGAATGAGTGGGAAAGGCATTCCCAAGGTCAACAGCTATGGCTATGGAGACCACTACATCCACATAAAGATAAAAGTTCCTCA GAGGCTGACGGATCGCCAGCGAGCCTTAATGATGAGCTACGCTGAGGACGAGACCGACGTGGAGGGCACCGTGAACGGGGTCACCAACACAGCCTCAG GAAAGCGTTCTACTGGGAACtag